The proteins below come from a single Nitrosospira sp. Is2 genomic window:
- a CDS encoding helix-turn-helix transcriptional regulator: MVRDAKQSDPRLLFGRKLAQLRKARGWSQEKLALESGLARSYLGGIERGQRNIALLNIFRLAETLEVPASALMDFEDLS, from the coding sequence ATGGTCAGAGATGCAAAGCAATCAGATCCCCGGCTCTTGTTTGGGAGGAAGCTGGCGCAGCTGCGCAAGGCACGCGGCTGGTCCCAGGAGAAACTTGCACTGGAAAGCGGATTGGCCCGTAGCTACCTGGGGGGAATCGAGCGGGGTCAGCGCAATATTGCCCTGCTTAACATTTTCCGATTGGCTGAAACGTTGGAGGTGCCGGCATCTGCGCTGATGGATTTTGAAGATCTGTCATGA
- a CDS encoding terminase small subunit → MNENTGTELTPKQQRFAAEYCVDLNATAAYRRAGYNARGNAAEACASRLLSNAKVQQAIREKERIAASRLEVTAENVLREASALAFSDIRRLFNVDGSPKSIQELDDATAAAISSIEVGEMRSEGKVIGRVCKIKLWDKNSAQERLFKHLGLFRKENNPQSTASNIQISFVSADGK, encoded by the coding sequence TTGAACGAAAATACTGGAACTGAACTCACGCCAAAACAGCAACGATTCGCCGCAGAGTATTGCGTTGACCTGAATGCCACTGCTGCATACAGGCGCGCTGGCTATAACGCCCGGGGCAACGCAGCTGAGGCCTGCGCCTCCCGGTTGCTAAGCAATGCTAAGGTTCAGCAAGCGATCCGAGAGAAGGAAAGAATAGCAGCAAGCCGATTAGAAGTGACGGCTGAGAACGTACTGCGCGAGGCCTCTGCTCTTGCATTTTCCGACATACGCCGGCTGTTCAATGTAGACGGCTCCCCCAAGTCTATCCAGGAACTCGACGATGCAACCGCTGCAGCTATTTCATCTATCGAAGTGGGAGAAATGCGTTCTGAGGGCAAGGTGATAGGGCGCGTTTGCAAGATCAAGCTCTGGGACAAGAACAGCGCTCAGGAGCGGCTGTTCAAGCACCTCGGCCTTTTCCGGAAGGAAAACAACCCCCAGTCCACCGCCAGCAATATCCAGATATCGTTTGTGTCGGCAGATGGAAAGTGA